A stretch of DNA from Malus sylvestris chromosome 9, drMalSylv7.2, whole genome shotgun sequence:
ttttgtgtacaagcttcttcgtacacaaaatggatatgacggcatttgggtggtagttgatcggcttaggaAGTCAGCATatttcattccagtgagggagaagtattcgTTAAGCCAATTAGCTAAGTTATCTATATCACaaattgtgaagtaccatggtgtgccagttaatattatctctgatcgggatcctagatttacttccaagttctaGATAGCATTCcaagaagctcttggtacgagattgCTTTATAGTACGACATATCACCCTTAGACAAATGAACAATCTGAGAGGACGATACAGAcattagaagatatgttgagattttcagtgctgcagtttggagatagttggcatgattgtttggatttgatggagttcgcctacaacaacagttatcattcgagtattggtatggcatCATTTGAGACACTTTATGGGAAATCATGTCATACAcctctatgttggtcagaggttggcgaaagagttttagtgggcctTGAGATTGTAGatgtgactactcaaaatgttcaggtaattaagtctaacctgaaagcggcctaagatcgacaaaagagcttagtAGATAAGCAGACCATTGATCGAAAGTATAATgaaggtgattgggtatttctaaagctatcaccttggaaaggtgttgtacgatttggaaagaaaggaaagttgagtGCTAGGTACcttggaccatatatgatcatcGAACGAGTCGTTGAGGTTGCTtataggcttgagttgcctctaGAGTTGTGCAAAGTGCacgatgtgtttcatgtttcgatgcttcgacattatgtttcaaaTCCTTCACGTGtaattcctcctcaacctttggaaattaatccggatttgacgtatgatgaggaaccaatgactcttttggattggaaggataaggaactaaggaataagacagtgCGTTTGGTAAAAgtgttatggagaaatcattcaatggaagaagctacttgggagacaaaggatcgaatgagagagatgtatccacgcttgttttatgattattagtggatgtatttgttatgtataattttgaggacgaaattttctaaggtggggagattgtcacagcccgtcccgaaattcaTTTACCAGTGATGTAAAATGACAGCTTTATCCTTGGACGGGAAAATGGTAGTGTGTATGTGTGACATATTGAGACTTAGAGGTTGTTATGTGGTCTTGGATTGGTGACCACGTGgatcacacacacaccacactcACTCCTTCTCTCTTattcccgtgctctctctctcatctcttagactctctctctccttcttcttgtacGAACAAACACCAAAGACCTCTCAAACCTCAcagatcgaggaagaaaatTGTACCATTGTGTTCGCGAGGACTTTACGAGTTCAAAGGTATCAATTTCAGGTAAGGAAACCTTCAATTTCACGTGGAAACCTTAGCCCCGATTTTGGTCACTATTCATGTGGACGTAAATATGTTggtttcagggaatttcaagctcataGAGAGCTTTAGGAGGTTCGGGGTGGTTCGTTGGAtaaatttggacgtcgggatagcTAGTTTCAAAGTTGACCGGATTATGAGCTTCCTCAGGTAAATTCTAATGGATTTCAAGGCTTAAAAtggtataacgtgattctacatgttgttagctttccaatggttcaaatttcatgaaaaatggtgcaaaaatgaagaagttagGACGATTTAAGTATTTTTCCAGAAATTGACGAAGTCACCGGCGACTGGTGACTCGCCAGAGAAGACAGAGAATAATCCAtcagttttgacggaatatgctgacGCCGTCAGTTAGTTTGGACGGTTACCGTTgcgttttaacggaatattcctaacggcagttaggaAGGATTCCCTGCGCGTGGTGGCGTGTTTTGCCATGCACTCGCTAGTGCGTGGGGGCGTGTGAAGCTTCCAAAAAAATTTctgaaaatttggggatgatcctaaggttgtgtaggtcactgtggtatatttatatacccaaTTTAagctatgtatgagaagttattagttagttttgtctatgtgctttaaaataacgtttttatagttaattcgcatatatgtgagacttatcccaaggacgagcgtatccacgggctactcgggggttacgacccgtcgacataccagtgagtgggcttttgattttcaatatatatttatatgcttgatattttcccagaaatatgtgtttaaataatagtatgccataaatgccatgcatataagtttataattcatacgtgaattggtatgtgatgctttatatatataaatgtggtgctgtgaacgctcaggtaagctcaggtaagttgggtttggttatgtgaatcatcgatgatgtgatatgtgattgaataatgttgagctcataaactgcatttaaggtgattgtgatttagccatagatatggcacatgcctgtttattatgtcaccttcCGCACtgtatgctcatattggatccaatttaggtgcacagtcttgtcgtacaaaccttatttatggttctgactcgtaggtgactagcgatttatcgcccagctattatgtgagagtagtattgagcataattatattacacccattattgtcgtatagaccttttTGTGTGGTTctgactcttgtgcagtatgttGTCGTATAGGttattgtagtgactccggctagagtaACTTTTGacctatgaattcagccgtacagactaccatagGGGTTCCGGCTCACatattatatttctatgaaattattcttacctgaattgcttactctattatatcttggcatgacatacatttgaatatgattatgtgaagtataAATTGAATTGatctgatttcatatatatttacgtatatgcttatatcttgattctgggaaaaattatacatgttttacagcgatggGTTAGATAtgttattaaatgaaatggttttgtaaaacatttgtttttgcccactcacgttttctgttttgcgcccctacaggttttaagtaagcttgttgttggtggcttgagggcgtcggcagttctgacctatctaaataatagtgggacattcctggtactgtataattagtacttgtcctactagactgcacctagacttattatgctctgattatgagtgtttacttttgtaaataactcctatcacttcctgtttagtagtgcaatCTAGTAACTTGTTTccaattattcgtatatttcctatcattattgcttccgcactgtgcacatggctacgtcactctcacgtgacgaccagcatgccttgatctcggtcggggtgtgtcatatttTCCCACCcatcttttaataaaatattaaggccatttgttttttttgtggTCCCTGTAATGACACGCCACTTTCAATGTGACCCTTGTGGTGAAAAATCTATTAATTAAACCCCCTGTGGTGAGCCCTGCTAGCAATTGAGGTTCAAATCCAAAGTTCCATTAATCTTCCGTTAAATAAAATCATTGACTATCACATGTGTATCGGTCAAaattaagtttatttatttcggaaaataaaaaaacaaaaacatgattgaattaaaataaaattacaaataaaagaaacttgtaaagataaaaaaaaaaaaaacccaacagttCCCGTATCTCATCTCAGGCTCCTAGCCACCACCATAGCCACTAATGGACCTCCTCTACCATCACTAACCATCACCCAATTTGATAGCGCATGTATCTCAACCTATATAATGCAGAAAAATCACATATGTACAATAATAACTTAAAGAGTTAAAGACAATGGGTGAAATGCAATATATATGCATTCAGATGGGTGAAAAGCATTGTAGAATTAAAGACAATGGATGAAAGGCATTGCAGAAAATTCAATCTTCATGTCCGCCCTCCACATATGAACTTCAAGAGAGTAAGAAagttaaaagaattaaaattcaaagaagattaagaaaaaaaaatggaaaggtTGTGTACTGGCCAACTAGGGCCTACATAAAACCACATTACCAATTAAAGACAAAAATGAAAGGCATTTATGCATTCAAACTGGTACAAATTGATAGAAGAATAAAAATTCAAGTAAGACTAAGACTCTAACTCATGATCAAAGACGTGTtggcattgaaaaaaaaaacaatggtaTATTAGAAGTATTAGGATttccaaacaaaattaaaccatacCTAAGAAATTAGGCGCGACTTCACATTCACCTCTTCTCCTAGCCATAGACGTGGTTTTAAAGGTTTAGTTTCAATCTTCGCATTCAAGTttctttttttaactttttaattttttttgtaaaatctaATTTCagttaaaccctaaattatacTAGATGTCCATTGAATAAGATGTAATTTGGATTGAAATGACGAATTTGACCCCTCATGTGATAGTCACGTGAAATTATTTAACAGAAGATTAACGGAAATTTGGATTTGAACCTCAATTGCTAACAACACCCACCACGAGGGTTAAATTAAAAGTTTTTTTACCACAAAGATCATATTGAAAATGGTATGTCACCACAAGAATCACGAAAAAAAATTGGCCAAATATTAATAACATGTTTACTCTTATAGAAAAAGAACTTTAAGCCCTTATCCCGTTTTTCTCTCGCCTTTGCTTCTCTCTCTTCGGCTTCAACTGCTCTCGGCTACATCGACCGCCACGACATCTCCACCATTGGCCACCGTCTCTCTCACTTCATCCCctctatatatgtgtatattagttcctctctctctctctctctctctcttcgtccCTAATAAACGCCATGAACATGATGGCACTTTTTAGGCGTCATAGAATTATTTTTTATGGCATTTGATCAACGCCGTaaatctttctttctctctctgaatCTGACTTTTCACCAATTTCACTTTATTTTCGAATCTGCAATTTTTCTTCGAAGTTCATTAGATTAGGTTCCATCCAATTTTCTAGGCAGCTCATTGTTGAGTGTATTTGGAATTTTTCAGAATTTTGGAAATATGAATTTAGAAAATTCTTCAAATTTTTTCAgaaatttatgttttattaaATTAGTTTCCATCCAATCATCTACTTTGTCCTATTGACTTGCAGTATGTTGCTAAAAAGGAAGTTCAAGGAATTAGGATTTATAGGGGTGGGggaataagattttaattttttttaatttttatggtgAGTGAGTTTATaaaatgggtgaaaaaataGAACACTGAAGTGGGTCTATTCATCAATAGCCACATGGGCCTTGGCCAATTTcctttttctggttttttttttaaatgtattttatttattaaattagaTGGTAATTGGAATTTAATCAATTGTTGCGGGTACTTTCCCCATTACCAACTAAGGGTTCTtcatttttcataattattttttatttgacatatttatgtatttttcaatttatatcCATTGGCATTGACCCTTTTCTCCACCTTAGCAAACTTTCCTTATTAGGATGACATCAATTTTAGTTAGATGGAAGGGAAATAAGACATTTTCAATGGGAAATTACTttatatgaatggagaatttcACTGGGGTGCTCCTATTTCCCTTCCATTGTTCCTTCCTTCTTAATTAAAAGGGATTTCAGTACATATataaggaaagggatcctctccggatcccttcctcctaatccacgaAATTCATATCgttgaaaattgatcaaacGACTACAAATAGGagtccactttaaaagttataataacttcaatcattgaatcaaatttcaacggcatGGATtcctgatttggtggattaggaggatGAGATCCTGAGAGATCCCTTTCCtacatataaattcataactcagctatatatatattcaaaatcCGTCTTTAATTACATTTTACTGAATCATTCGTACATGTCTACTCTTTGTTCTTTATTCAGAAACATATACcagaaagaaaatgaacaaaCAGATATTCGGATTTGCATTCAAACGAGTCACATCCCCTAACCGCGCGACAAGGATGCTTCCTAGGCTGAACTCAAACCTCTAATTTCAAAACTTCATGTTGTGTGCCACAACTTCTTAATTTCCTTTTCGGAGTTTCCTATCAAGTCTATTGGTCAGAAGCCAGAGTTTTTTTCAACTCTTTCTTGTTCACCTGCGATCAGATATACAATGTTAATACGCCTTACAAGTCTATGAGTAAATAAACAAGAGAGTACAATGCTTTTACAGAAAACATGGAAATCAAAAAGTAAATTACCTTTCCCATAGCATTCCGAGGTAGTGAATCCCACAGAATCAGTTGCGTTGGTATCTGGAAACGTGTAATGTAGATCCCGTTATTTGTAGTGCGAATATAGTTCCATTGTTTGAAATATATGTGTTTGTAAAGGATACGTTAAATGCTTTTTCATCAAGAATTTGTTTAGGTAATACTGTTTTAATCCCCCACCACCTCCATTAACCCTCCCCAATTACAAAAAGGAATAAAGGTACATGGATGAAGGCGGGGAACTTGACCTAGCAACTTCATACACTAAAAGGCATAGTGGAATTGCCGACTTTACTTCATGCTGACAATATATAATGTTGGAGCTTTTGGAAAGGGGCTTTGTGTTATGAGATGAGCATTTGGAAGTTAATCATGATTCATGGTATCATCAGTCATGATTATTGAATGTTTATAACTAGATAACTGAAGCGAAGGCTACTATCGACAAAACAAGAGTGGTCTTATAGCTCTAATTGGacgaagaaaaacaaaaagtgaaTGATGATCAATAAtaccttgtatggtgcaagTTTGTCTTTAGCCCAAAAGGATAGTTCCTCCAAGCTTATAGCAGGTTTCAGTTCTTCCCTTTGCTTCCTCTTTGTTTCCACCTCTGGCACAATTATTGCACAAACAGCTTCTCCATAGTCTTTGTCCGGTAAGCCCAACACACAACACTCCTCCACAGCTGGGTGCTACACAGAAACGGGTGGTTTTAGTTAGAAAGATTCAATGCTTCATTCATCACTTtacttgttttttgtttctatAGATTGACtcgcaaagaaaacaaaattgttgCACATCTATAACAAAACAGCCTAAACAGGAATATAGGTGAAAAAACCCACCTGTAAAAGAACTGATTCAATTTCTAACGCAGATAACTTGTATCCACCAACCTTCATGATATCAGCACTGGTACCTGATAAACGtcataaaaaaaaggagaggagaggagaagaaaaatgaattcataagttagAGGTCCTTTAATTATCTGCATTGTTGAAaaatgaattcataagttagAGGTCCTTTAATTATCTGCATTGTTAACCAGAAGCAACAAAATCACAGGGACGCGACAAATTTTTTATGCCATCATTTTTTTAATGGTCCATCTCGTACAGGATAATCTGAGACTTGTAAAAGTAAAAATTGAAAGAATGCATCAATTGGAGTATCATGTGCGAGTTATAGATATCCTTACGTCCTAATATGATGTAGTACCCATCTTCGTCCACTGTACCAGCATCTCCAGTTCTGAAATACCCATCACTTGTAAATGATTGCTTTGTTACCTAGACTACGATCACAACGGCGTAAGAGAAATTTGTTGAGACCCTTCAAAATATCATTCTGCCATATATGTATAATAGATATACCCCATTTTACAATCTTCAATCAGAAGTCAATACTATTGGACAACTCACATACATATATGCGCAaggtgtgtgcgtgtgtgagtGGGTGTGCAGTGTATGGGTATTTTATCGCATGTAGCATCAACTttataaaatgggggtaaggctagccgacattcacctctcccagaccctgcgtaaagcgggagccttgtgcactgggtacgaccttttttagcATCAACTTTATGATATGAGAAATTACCTCAGGAAGCTTCCAATATTCCTTGAATAATGAAGGACTTTTGACACACAGCTCACCAACACCTGTAGCATCACTTCCATTTTCATCTTCAGCAACAATCTTTACCTATAACAGATGATGATTTATATAGACAAAGTCCAACataaatatatgtgtgtgtatatataatatgtatataattTGTAGTTACTTCTTGTTAAGATGGTATAAACTCCAATCTGTGAGACATGACACCACATTCTATCAACAATTTACTGGATGTTTAGAGGACCAGGCTAATTATTCTTTGTGAATAAGCAACAAGAAGTCCACCAATTAAATGCTCATGATTCGCTATTATCAGTGGTTTCCTTCAGTTCGAGGGCCACTATTAAAAATTCCGTATAAGCAAAAGCTTCCTTCACAAGGCTTTTAAAAGTTATACTGCTACCAGAAGTATATTTTGCAAACTGTAGCCCACTCACCTCCACACCCGGAAATGGTTTTCCTACCGTGCCTGCTTTCCGCTCACCTCTTAAGGGGTTTGATATTGCCATGACAAACTAAAAACATCataaaccatatatatataagcttAGCTTATCTTTTCAGTTTGGAAAATATTAAACAGCATGAACCTCTTCAAAAAGTGATAATAGTAATTAAAAGTAAATGAAACTAGATATCACTTACCTCTGTCATGCCATAACGTTCCAAAAGACGATGTCCTGTGATGGTTTCCCATTTTTGCATTACAGGAAGAGGGAGTGCAGAGGAACCACACATCTATGAGAAAGATATAAGGTTCTTAGCCATGGGCATTCACCAAAGACTCTAATACAGAGGAAGGACCAAATCTGAATTTAAAGAACAATTTGCACAACAATAGGGCAGTTCACTGCAGGCGTTATAGCTGTTAGTATCTAAATAATAAACTGTCATATGCATTTCTGGTAAAGATCCagtaataaatatttaaaaaaaaaaacatcttacTTCATAatacaaattaaaaacaaaaatgttactGGGGCAAGAAACAGCTTTCAGGCTACTTACCATTAGACGCAACTGTTTTGCAGCATAGGCAGAGGCAACTTTTAGCTCTTGATCCATTGCATTGTGAGCTTGTATCAATCGAGCATACATGGTTGGAACCTACACAAAACAAAGCTAATATAACTTGCAGTCCAACTAAATAAAGATAACTATTTTGCAACTAAACCAGTATGCAGAGACATGCAATGCAATAGATGCATAACAAGTTTACTCTTCAATTTACGTATTGAAGATTATAAAACAAATGAACAACCAGCAGATAACTGATATAAGATGACATTTCCCAAAGTTTTGAATTCCTATGAAATTATAATATGTGCAATAGACCTTCATGTTGCATGCAATGCAATAGATGCATAACAAGTTTACTCTTCAATTTACGTATTGAAGATTATAAAACAAATGAACAACCAGCAGATAACTGATATAAGATGACATTTCCCAAAGTTTTGAATTCCTATGAAATTATAATATGTGCAATAGACCTTCATGTTGCATAGATAGCGAGTTTCTTTAGCATCAAAATCGTTGACATACAAAGTGCACTTACTCCAGTAAAGACCGTTATGCCATCATCTGCATTAGATCCACTAACTGGATATGCTTCCCGCCACCTCTGCCAAATTTCCCTTACGCTAAATTTTGGCATAAACTCAACCTTCAACAATACAAACAGAACAACTAGAACTATCATGAATAGCGCAGCAAGACACGTGCACAAAAACATGCACGCACCCAAGAAGACAATGGAAAAGCCTACAATTGACAAAGCaaccaaaggaaaaaaaagactCATACCGTGGAACCGGCGTAGAGGGGAGCAAGTACAGCATTAAAAAGCCCATGAACATGTATTTTATAGGTCAAGGATCCATTAAAGCATGTTTCAAACCACTTATCCCCACATTGGTGTAGTTTATGCAAAGCTAAGGAGGAGAGTGTAAATCACATCTTTCTTCATTGCTCCTACTCAATCCAACTGTGGTGGAAACTGTTTCAGGAGGTTAAAGTAAGTTGGGTCATTCCTAAAGGGTGTTTTGAGCTACTAAGCACCAATTTTAAGGCACTTGGAAAAGGGAAAAAATCCAAAGCTTTGTGGGGTTGCCTGGTATCGGCAATTTTTTGGAATATATGGCTGGAACGCAACAAAAGGATTTTTGAAGACTATACTGGAGTGGGGGCAGAAGTACTTTGGGGGAGAGTAAAATATTGGGCATCTTTTTGGGCTTCGGTTACTAAAGAGTTTAATAATTGCTCTCTATCTCAAATACTGTGGGATTTGTTAGCAGCAGTTAAATGAGCTAGGTCTAGAATTGGCTGCTATAGCCAAATCCTATTGggattttcctttctaatttgTTGGTGGACTTCTTATCCACTTCTGTGTATTTCTctattctttaataaaattgtttcttctcaaaaaaaaaaaaaaaaaaaaaaatccaatccaCATACCAACTAGATCCgcaactaaaaatttcaaatcAAATTTCTAACAGAAACAGAAGACATTGAAGACATCAGCTAAAAGTAAGCAAAGACTGCATTTGAAAACTATACAATTTTGCAagcaaatacacaaaaactgAAGGATATGATGTAGAGGTAAACAATTCAAAAATTGATCGGCAGATGTATACCCCCAAGCTTCTGCCAAAGTTTGGACCTGAAATTGAGTCAAGATCAGGGAAAAATTGAGAACCATAAGTAACACCAATCGATATCCTACACCTAACCAGACAACTATTCTATTGGTGAAACAAAATATAGCTAAATCTTTGCTTGAAAGGATAGATAAAGTGCATACTTGTGCACCAATGCTTTTGTGCGTGTGAACAACTCCTTTCGGTTTTCCTGTTGTGCCACTAGTGTATATGACTAATGCAGGATCCTCACCTGCGCAAGAAAAAATGAAAGCATGACAATAAAAATGACAGCATCCTAATACAGAAaataaattcacataattcttAAAGACAAAATATCTCTCTTACTTGTTTGTTTTATATTCCGGTGAAAAATTGCATCTGCATCTAGTCCTCCTGCTTGTAAACTACCAGCTGCACTTTCTGGTGAAGAACTACTGGGAACTGGTGGAATAAGAGAGGTTTGGGCAGCACATTTAGCAGCAACATTTTCCATGAGTTGCATATGATCTTCGGTACTCAGTATCATTGAGACGTCCTGTAAATGTAGATAATGATTAAAGGCCGGTAGATTTATGACCAAAACAAAAGGCAAAAAGGCAGGATGAAGATAAGGTATGGCGGCATGAACTAAGACTAGTTAGTGCATATATAGCCTTTTCTATTTCCAACTTATGACATGTGTTTCAGAGATCATACCAAGTTAATCTATACAGCAAGCTTTCTGAATCTgcacttaaaagaaaatttagaaacaaaaatatagaagAAACTCTTATCAAAATACTAGTATGGTATCAGGCAGACATAATTCGGTTTGAATATGAACAACAACATTATTGCTCAAAACCCATGTCCGCTACAACAGTTTTAAATCCAAGATTCAAAATTTAGAGATCATGAAAAATATGTTGCATCCATAAAAGAAAGAGAATAATTTTTAATAAGAAACTAATTCAATTAATAGTGCtgagaaaaacaaaagttgttGAGACAGAAAAGTAAAAAGACGGGAATTTGGGGACTCACTGAGTCATTTATGACATGCAAGAGCTCAGCTTCAGGATAGCTGAGAGCGAGTGGAACTGCAACACCTCCACAAAGCCATGTCCCAAGTATACCAGCGACAAACTCAGCCGAGGGCTTAGCCACAATTCCTATTCTAGCCCCTCCAAGATGCCCTTGTCCCTTCCCACCATCAATCAATGCTGAAGAAGTCTGTACACCAAAGACACCAAAGATTAAGCTAAAATATTGTTCCGAAGGGGAAGAATGGggcggaggaggagggggaAATAATAAATATTCGAGGGAAAAGTAAA
This window harbors:
- the LOC126634445 gene encoding probable CoA ligase CCL8, which encodes MLHLHLYLRSTAPFNHLNQQLLRSLFSSSSSYPPSLRRTHPLLCWSHSPHFSSLQSGSYMEESKVANQGSDTHDTIAIRSNHKSYSYNQLISSASRISRLLSTGEFNATSSALIDGGKGQGHLGGARIGIVAKPSAEFVAGILGTWLCGGVAVPLALSYPEAELLHVINDSDVSMILSTEDHMQLMENVAAKCAAQTSLIPPVPSSSSPESAAGSLQAGGLDADAIFHRNIKQTSEDPALVIYTSGTTGKPKGVVHTHKSIGAQVQTLAEAWGYTSADQFLNCLPLHHVHGLFNAVLAPLYAGSTVEFMPKFSVREIWQRWREAYPVSGSNADDGITVFTGVPTMYARLIQAHNAMDQELKVASAYAAKQLRLMMCGSSALPLPVMQKWETITGHRLLERYGMTEFVMAISNPLRGERKAGTVGKPFPGVEVKIVAEDENGSDATGVGELCVKSPSLFKEYWKLPEVTKQSFTSDGYFRTGDAGTVDEDGYYIILGRTSADIMKVGGYKLSALEIESVLLQHPAVEECCVLGLPDKDYGEAVCAIIVPEVETKRKQREELKPAISLEELSFWAKDKLAPYKIPTQLILWDSLPRNAMGKVNKKELKKTLASDQ